One genomic segment of Gemmatimonadales bacterium includes these proteins:
- a CDS encoding patatin-like phospholipase family protein: MPAKARRSRKRRRIGLALAGGGPEGAVYEIGALRALDEALDGLNLHELDIYVGVSAGAFIAASLTNDLTTAQMVRALVKHEAGEHPFVPQTFFTPNYREWAKRSLMLPRLFADAMLEFRRGPEEQTLFESLTKLARALPVGLFDNEPIRRYLHRTFSIKGRSDDFRELRQRLIVVSTDLESGRPILFGNPGWDHVPISTAVQASTAVPGFYPPVKIEGRYCVDGILLKTLHASVALKEGVDLLLCVNPLVPADLRDAVGSGQLKEGALLKKGLATVLSQTVRTLINSRLEVGMAAYTTRFPDSEVLLFQPDRNEFDLFFSNIFSFRSRRRVCELAYDATRRNLRARRKTIGPMLKPYGITLREDVLDEPRDIWTSVGLDQFSSRDPVTSQFSTALDELEIAVTSEMPVAPASGGRARR; encoded by the coding sequence ATGCCCGCCAAGGCACGGCGCAGCAGGAAACGCCGCCGGATCGGCCTCGCGCTGGCCGGCGGCGGCCCGGAGGGCGCCGTCTATGAAATCGGCGCGCTCCGGGCGCTCGACGAAGCTCTCGACGGACTCAACCTGCACGAGCTCGATATCTATGTCGGCGTGAGCGCCGGGGCGTTCATCGCCGCATCGCTCACCAACGACCTGACCACGGCGCAAATGGTGCGCGCCCTGGTCAAGCACGAAGCAGGGGAACACCCCTTCGTCCCGCAGACATTCTTCACGCCAAACTATCGCGAGTGGGCCAAGCGGAGCCTCATGCTGCCCCGGCTCTTTGCCGACGCCATGCTCGAATTCCGGCGCGGTCCCGAAGAGCAGACCCTCTTTGAGTCACTGACCAAACTGGCCCGTGCCCTGCCGGTCGGGCTCTTCGACAACGAGCCGATTCGCCGCTATCTCCACCGGACCTTCAGCATCAAGGGCCGGAGCGACGACTTCCGGGAACTTCGCCAGCGGCTCATCGTCGTGTCGACCGATCTTGAGAGCGGTCGTCCGATCCTCTTCGGCAACCCCGGCTGGGATCACGTCCCGATTTCCACCGCGGTGCAGGCCAGCACCGCCGTGCCGGGGTTCTACCCGCCGGTCAAGATCGAGGGGCGCTATTGTGTCGACGGCATCCTGCTGAAGACACTGCACGCCTCCGTGGCGCTGAAGGAGGGAGTCGATCTCCTGCTCTGCGTCAATCCGCTCGTGCCGGCTGATTTGCGCGACGCGGTGGGCTCGGGGCAATTGAAGGAAGGGGCGCTGCTCAAGAAGGGGCTCGCCACCGTGTTGAGCCAGACGGTGCGCACGCTCATCAATTCACGCCTGGAAGTCGGCATGGCGGCCTACACCACCCGCTTCCCCGACTCCGAGGTCCTGCTCTTCCAGCCTGACCGGAATGAGTTTGATCTCTTTTTCAGTAACATCTTCAGCTTCCGGTCCCGTCGCCGGGTCTGCGAGTTGGCGTACGATGCCACGCGCCGGAACCTGCGGGCACGGCGCAAGACCATCGGGCCAATGCTGAAGCCGTATGGTATCACGCTGCGCGAGGATGTGCTGGATGAACCGCGGGACATCTGGACGAGCGTGGGGCTGGATCAGTTCAGCTCGCGGGACCCGGTCACCAGCCAGTTTTCGACCGCGCTCGACGAACTCGAAATCGCGGTGACCAGCGAGATGCCAGTGGCACCCGCCTCAGGCGGGCGGGCGCGGAGGTAG
- a CDS encoding 1-acyl-sn-glycerol-3-phosphate acyltransferase — protein MRPPMPSPAEPPTEPPEPWEPFEPEFSRMMMDDVLGPMLDHYFRPVIFGRENLPKEGPVVLAANHSGNAFPYDAIILDATLWRDDGYKASHKLRSVYEKELSYTWWMRPFGLDNFWRRGGGVDMLFDNFDRLLARRDRILYFPEGVPGIGKGFNRRYQLQRFSTSFVLLSARHQAPVVPVYMINAEWINPFGYVFPPLDRLMQRFFGVPFLPLPAGILAIIFPWIWYLAFPARTIFVLGEPLDMREYLRQAGLTNLEEPDRPTLQRTAERVRQEMQEQLDALVEIHGRRPFDAPHLWESLKAGWGKLRWVLPTGWPISFVRRSRDLYRPPARNALHRILRDWDLIGFYLPFGWPLLTLTRMFRRPPYGYRGIPRAKRAELQGAFMWRLSDRPLPPRPPA, from the coding sequence ATGCGCCCGCCCATGCCATCGCCCGCCGAGCCGCCGACCGAGCCCCCGGAACCGTGGGAGCCGTTCGAGCCGGAATTCAGCCGGATGATGATGGACGATGTGCTTGGCCCGATGCTGGACCACTATTTCCGGCCCGTCATCTTCGGACGGGAGAACCTCCCGAAAGAGGGGCCGGTGGTCCTCGCCGCGAACCACAGCGGCAACGCCTTCCCCTATGACGCGATCATCCTCGACGCGACGCTCTGGCGGGACGACGGCTACAAGGCCAGCCACAAGCTCCGGTCGGTCTACGAGAAGGAGCTCTCCTACACCTGGTGGATGCGGCCGTTCGGGCTGGACAATTTCTGGCGGCGCGGCGGCGGTGTGGACATGCTCTTCGACAACTTCGACCGCCTGCTCGCGCGCCGGGACCGGATCCTCTACTTCCCGGAGGGAGTCCCCGGGATCGGCAAGGGATTCAACCGCCGGTACCAGCTCCAGCGCTTCAGCACCAGCTTCGTGCTCTTGTCAGCCAGGCACCAGGCTCCCGTCGTTCCGGTCTACATGATCAACGCGGAGTGGATCAATCCGTTCGGGTATGTCTTCCCTCCGCTCGACCGGCTCATGCAGCGCTTCTTCGGGGTCCCGTTCCTGCCGCTGCCCGCCGGGATCCTGGCGATCATCTTCCCGTGGATCTGGTATCTCGCCTTCCCCGCGCGAACGATCTTCGTCCTCGGAGAACCACTCGACATGCGCGAGTATCTCCGGCAGGCCGGGCTGACGAACCTCGAGGAGCCGGATCGACCCACGCTGCAGCGGACGGCGGAGCGGGTCCGGCAGGAGATGCAGGAGCAGCTGGATGCCCTGGTCGAGATACACGGCCGCCGTCCCTTTGACGCGCCGCACCTCTGGGAATCGCTCAAAGCGGGATGGGGGAAGTTGCGGTGGGTGTTGCCGACCGGGTGGCCGATTTCGTTCGTCCGGCGGTCCCGCGATCTGTACCGGCCCCCCGCGCGCAATGCCCTCCACCGGATTCTGCGCGACTGGGACCTGATTGGTTTCTACCTGCCGTTCGGGTGGCCCCTCCTCACGCTGACCCGGATGTTCCGCCGGCCTCCGTACGGCTATCGCGGCATCCCACGGGCAAAGCGGGCGGAACTCCAGGGGGCCTTCATGTGGCGGCTGTCGGACCGGCCGCTACCTCCGCGCCCGCCCGCCTGA
- a CDS encoding AarF/UbiB family protein: MPPSSVADEPRTVASFEVYQTLPRQSLFRRFLTTQRHLFGLVFGALSVDVDKRRGTPRGRGLGFFLERMLNVLTRPFLDRKLRDLPFPVQLRRRLEMLGPTYIKLGQILSLREDILPKSITEELKHLLATLPAVPYPVFCELIVRGLGRPLDEMFLSIDEVPLGSASIGQVHRATTRDADPVIIKVVKPGIPAILRRDAKLLGMAGWMLELVFPQYGPRRIIREFSEYTLREVDLRREADNAETFAANFTDERDIVFPKIYREFSGERVLTMEFFDGLRPDSRKVQAMSLEDRERLVDLGAEAIIRMIYKDGFFHADLHPGNLIVLPGPQAGFIDLGMVGRMHDELRRTLLYYYYALVMGDAENAARYLSAAAEPGRGGDPAGFRRDVAEVSTRWRRNANFDSFSLGQLILESVSRGAQYRMFFPVEMVLMVKALVTFEGVGQMLLPGFDVAEVSKRHVRRVFIQQFSPVRLAQEGLRGAPDLVDALVKMPLLITEGLRVMEKTAKRSSENPFAGLRGTLIAGFSLVAGAIILGFVGPQAWMLYVPFFVIALILAVRKGN, translated from the coding sequence GCCTCCTTCGAGGTGTACCAGACCCTGCCCAGGCAGAGTCTCTTTCGGCGTTTCCTGACGACCCAGCGCCACCTGTTCGGGCTGGTGTTCGGCGCGCTGTCGGTGGACGTCGACAAACGGAGGGGCACGCCGCGGGGACGAGGCCTCGGCTTCTTCCTCGAGCGGATGCTGAATGTCCTCACCCGCCCCTTCCTCGACCGGAAGCTCCGGGATCTTCCCTTTCCGGTGCAGCTCCGTCGCCGGCTCGAAATGCTCGGCCCGACCTACATCAAGCTCGGCCAGATCCTCAGCCTGCGCGAAGACATCCTGCCGAAGTCGATCACCGAAGAACTGAAGCACCTGCTGGCCACCCTTCCGGCGGTTCCCTACCCGGTGTTCTGCGAGTTGATCGTGCGCGGTCTCGGCCGGCCGCTCGACGAGATGTTCCTGAGTATCGACGAGGTCCCGCTCGGGTCGGCGTCCATCGGGCAGGTGCACCGCGCCACCACACGAGACGCCGATCCGGTCATCATCAAGGTCGTCAAACCCGGCATCCCCGCCATCCTGCGGCGCGACGCGAAGTTGCTCGGGATGGCGGGGTGGATGCTGGAACTCGTCTTTCCGCAGTACGGCCCCAGGCGTATCATCCGCGAATTCTCCGAGTACACCCTGCGCGAAGTGGACCTGCGGCGGGAGGCCGACAACGCCGAGACGTTCGCAGCCAACTTCACGGACGAGCGCGACATTGTGTTCCCGAAGATCTACCGGGAGTTCAGCGGCGAGCGCGTCCTGACGATGGAGTTCTTCGACGGGCTCCGGCCCGACTCGCGGAAGGTGCAGGCGATGTCCCTGGAAGACCGCGAGCGCCTGGTGGACCTGGGCGCCGAAGCGATCATTCGGATGATCTACAAGGATGGCTTTTTCCACGCCGACCTTCATCCGGGGAATCTGATCGTGTTGCCGGGACCGCAGGCGGGGTTCATCGACCTCGGCATGGTGGGGCGGATGCACGATGAGCTCCGGCGCACCCTCCTCTATTACTACTACGCGCTCGTCATGGGCGACGCGGAGAACGCGGCACGGTACCTCTCGGCGGCGGCCGAACCGGGCCGCGGCGGGGACCCCGCCGGGTTCCGCCGGGATGTGGCCGAGGTCTCCACACGCTGGCGCCGCAACGCGAACTTTGACAGCTTCTCGCTCGGCCAGCTGATTCTCGAGTCGGTCAGCCGGGGCGCGCAATACCGGATGTTTTTCCCGGTAGAGATGGTGCTGATGGTCAAGGCGCTGGTGACGTTCGAGGGCGTGGGACAAATGCTGCTGCCGGGCTTCGACGTGGCGGAGGTCTCCAAGCGGCACGTTCGGCGCGTCTTCATCCAGCAATTCAGCCCCGTGCGGCTGGCGCAGGAGGGCCTCCGAGGCGCCCCGGACCTGGTGGACGCGCTAGTCAAGATGCCGCTCCTGATCACCGAAGGCCTCCGGGTGATGGAGAAGACGGCCAAGCGGAGCAGCGAGAACCCGTTCGCGGGGCTGCGTGGCACCCTGATCGCCGGATTCTCCCTGGTGGCCGGCGCGATCATTCTTGGGTTCGTCGGCCCCCAGGCGTGGATGCTCTACGTCCCGTTCTTTGTGATCGCCTTGATTCTCGCGGTCCGCAAGGGAAATTGA